The nucleotide window GGACTTCCTCGCAGCCATTGACGCCACCATCAAGTACTTCAACGACGGAGATCTCGTCGAAGGAACGGTTGTCAAGGTTGACCGCGACGAAGTCCTGCTCGACATCGGTTACAAAACCGAAGGTGTCATCCCTTCCCGCGAGCTTTCCATCAAGCACGATGTCGATCCGGGAGACGTGGTCTCCGTTGGTGACGAGGTTGAAGCGCTTGTCCTCACGAAGGAAGACAAAGAAGGCCGTCTGATCCTCTCCAAGAAGCGTGCGCAGTACGAGCGCGCCTGGGGCGACATCGAGAAGGTCAAGGAAGAAGACGGCGTCGTCACCGGTACGGTCATCGAAGTTGTCAAGGGTGGTCTTATCCTCGACATCGGCCTGCGCGGCTTCCTCCCCGCTTCCCTCGTGGAAATGCGTCGTGTCCGCGATCTCGCTCCGTACATCGGTCAGCAGATCGAAGCCAAAATCATCGAGCTGGACAAGAACCGCAACAATGTTGTGCTTTCCCGCCGTGCCTGGCTTGAGCAGACCCAGTCCGAGGTGCGCTCCACCTTCCTCAACAAGCTGGAAAAGGGTCAGGTCCGTCCGGGCGTCGTGTCCTCCATCGTCAACTTCGGTGCCTTCGTGGACCTGGGCGGCGTAGATGGACTGGTTCACGTTTCCGAGCTTTCCTGGAAGCACATCGACCACCCGTCCGAGGTTGTCGAGGTTGGCCAGGAAGTAACCGTCGAGGTTCTCGAGGTCGACCTGGACCGCGAGCGCGTCTCGCTGTCCTTGAAGGCCACCCAGGAAGATCCGTGGCAGACCTTCGCCCGCACCCATGCGCTGGGTCAGGTTGTTCCGGGTAAGGTCACCAAGCTGGTTCCGTTCGGCGCGTTCGTCCGCGTTGAAGACGGCATCGAGGGCCTTGTCCACATCTCCGAGCTCGCTGTCCGCCACGTTGAACTGGCTGAGCAGGTTGTCTCCGTGGGTGATGAACTGTTCGTCAAGGTCATCGACATCGACCTTGAGCGCCGCCGCATCTCGCTGTCCCTCAAGCAGGCCAACGAGGGCGTCGACGCCGACAGCACCGAATTCGATCCGGCTCTCTACGGCATGGCCGCTGAGTACGACGAAGAGGGCAACTACAAGTACCCCGAGGGCTTCGATCCCGAGTCCAACGAGTGGCTTGAAGGCTACGACACGCAGCGCGCGGCCTGGGAAGCGCAGTACGCTGAGGCTCAGTCCCGCTGGGAGTCCCACAAGAAGCAGGTTGAGCAGCACGCTAACGACGACGCTGCAGCAGCCAACGAGCCTGCCGACTCCGGCACCACCAGCTACTCCTCGGAGCCTGCTCCGGAGACGAATGCAGGCGCCGGTACCGGTACCCTCGCATCCGACGAGGCGCTGGCAGCACTCCGTGAGAAGCTGACCGGCAACTAGGTCCTCTTCCCTGGGTCCTATTAACGCAGGAAGCTCCCGCCCACTGGGCGGGAGCTTCCTGCGTTAACCGGAGCGGAACGTCCCGGAGGAGTCACCGCGTCCGCGTGGACACGGTGACTGTGAATCGCCGATCCCGTGCCACCTGCTCCGTTGGGCCCACAAGCCTCTCGAGCGCGCGCCGGTACTGCAAATGGCTGTTCCACACCGTCCACAGCTCGCCGCCCGGTTGCAGCGTACGCCCTGCCTCCGCGAACAGCTTCAGCGCGATACCCGCATGAACGGTGTGCCCCGAGTGGAACGGTGGATTGAGGACGATGAGTTCGTCCCCGGCGTCCGGTCGTCCTGCCAGCCCGTCTTCACGCACGACGGCGACCTGCCCGCCTACACCGTTCGCCCCGGCTGTCGCCCTGGTCGCGGCAACAGCGGCCGCGGAGGTGTCTGTGGCTGTGACCGCGAGCGTCGGGCGGCTGAGCGCCAGATAGGCGGCGATAGTGCCGTTCCCGCAGCCGAGGTCCACTGCGGAGGCAGCCGCTGGCGCATTGTGAAGGTGCTGAAGCAGGAACCGCGTCCCCGGATCGAGTTTGGCGCCGCCGAAAGTGGCACCGTAGGCGCGGATCTGCAGCGGACGGGGGAGGCCGACGTCGTACTCCGCGCGGGTGGGAAAAGGGCATGGACCCACAGGCAGGGCACCGGTGGCGGTGACCACGCGGGATTTCTGCCTCGCCAAACCGGCTGCGACCGACCCGAAGTACCTGCTGAGTATCTGATTCATCGC belongs to Arthrobacter tumbae and includes:
- the rpsA gene encoding 30S ribosomal protein S1; translated protein: MTITTTEKPGAPQVAINDIGTAEDFLAAIDATIKYFNDGDLVEGTVVKVDRDEVLLDIGYKTEGVIPSRELSIKHDVDPGDVVSVGDEVEALVLTKEDKEGRLILSKKRAQYERAWGDIEKVKEEDGVVTGTVIEVVKGGLILDIGLRGFLPASLVEMRRVRDLAPYIGQQIEAKIIELDKNRNNVVLSRRAWLEQTQSEVRSTFLNKLEKGQVRPGVVSSIVNFGAFVDLGGVDGLVHVSELSWKHIDHPSEVVEVGQEVTVEVLEVDLDRERVSLSLKATQEDPWQTFARTHALGQVVPGKVTKLVPFGAFVRVEDGIEGLVHISELAVRHVELAEQVVSVGDELFVKVIDIDLERRRISLSLKQANEGVDADSTEFDPALYGMAAEYDEEGNYKYPEGFDPESNEWLEGYDTQRAAWEAQYAEAQSRWESHKKQVEQHANDDAAAANEPADSGTTSYSSEPAPETNAGAGTGTLASDEALAALREKLTGN
- a CDS encoding class I SAM-dependent methyltransferase; translation: MPDFPFEQLRRRPDVEADNLFAYDATDRLLLDTMSEHLPVNGGVAVVGDTHGALTLGALHLGVRKVLVHQDPVTGERALNANAALLGSPGEYAFHPLGRDLFDGAQLVLLQLPRSLDALEEIAWHIAAAASADVTVLAGGRVKHMTPAMNQILSRYFGSVAAGLARQKSRVVTATGALPVGPCPFPTRAEYDVGLPRPLQIRAYGATFGGAKLDPGTRFLLQHLHNAPAAASAVDLGCGNGTIAAYLALSRPTLAVTATDTSAAAVAATRATAGANGVGGQVAVVREDGLAGRPDAGDELIVLNPPFHSGHTVHAGIALKLFAEAGRTLQPGGELWTVWNSHLQYRRALERLVGPTEQVARDRRFTVTVSTRTR